Genomic DNA from Pyramidobacter porci:
CAGATTTTAAAGCGGATCGGGATTATAGCCCGCGTCCGCCCAAAGCCGGAAATTATTTGTAGCTCTTCTTCTCCCAAATGGAATAGATCGCTTCCATGGTTTGAGGCGCTACGCCGCTCAGTTCCGTGTTCATGCCAAGCGCTGCCGAACGGGCCAGGCGTTCCTTGGCGCCGGCGGCGACCAAGGGCTCGACGCCGACTTCTTTCATCAGTTCCATGGACTCGCCCACTTCAAAGGAACGGCGTTCCGAGTGAATCAGGTCGGCGCCGGCCATCCGCCGGGCAATGTCCTTGAACGACTCTTTGTCCATCGTGCCGGCGACGGAGTCCATGATGCGCTCCTCGACGCCGCATTTGCGGGCGAACAGGAACGTTTCTACAACCAGCGCTTCGAGGCCTTTCATGAAAACGCTGCGCACCAGTTTGATGCGCGAGGCTTCGCCGGCTTTCGAGCCGGCGCCGACCAACGCGATCTTCATGCCGTAGGGCGTCATCGCCTCTTTCCAGCGTTCCGCGCCGTCGCCGGAGGCGAGCATCGGCACCTTGTGAGCGGAGACGACCAGCGAGCCGAGCATGGCCGAGTCCACGTACTGCGCTTTTTTCTCGGCGAACAGAGCCGCTTCCTTTTCTTTGACGTGGGGCAGCGCCGTGGTCACGTCGACGAACAGCTGGCCTTCCTTCGCGAAAGGCAGCAGCCCCTCGGCCGTGGAAGCGGTGAAGCGCGCCGGCACGCAGATGACGACGATGTCGCAACTCTTCACGACCTCTGCGGCCGACGCCGCCACCGCGACGCCGGCGTCGGCGCAGCGCTTGAGCACCGTGTCCTTGTACGCGCCGCCCATGTCGAGCGCCACGTCAAAGGCGCGAATATCCCCGACCCCTTCGCTTTTCAGCCCCTTGCCCATGTGGTAGGCTGCTTCGCCGAAACCGATGTAGCCAAGTTTTACGCTCATCACGTCGTCCTTCTTTCCTATATTTGAAAAGATAATATTTAACAACTGAAATTATATTATCAGCGGATTATAGTCTTGTCAATCAAAAGAATGCTCTCTCATCGATTAATATACAGTATACATTCGAAGCCGCCGTTACCCGTACCGCCAGGCGGAATAAAATTAAAAGAGCATCAAAAAAGAGAAGCGGAACGACGCGCTGGAGACGATCTCAGCGTGCCGTCCCGCTTTTTTCGTGCGAGAGTCATGTTTTTCATTCGTATTTCCGCCGCGGATTTTGGGGGAACCAGCCTTTTCTGACGCGCTTGGCCTGAGCTTGCAACTCGACGACGCTCCACAAGTTGGTGGCGCCGAGAAAGGCGAGGATGGGCGAAGCGACGCCGCGCAGGCAGGCGGAAACGAACAGGCAGATTAGCCCGGCGGCGGCGAATAACGGCCAGACGCGCGTCCCGAACCAATATTCCGCCTTGATCACGAGCGGATGATAGACGGCGATGATCAGCAGAGAAGCGGCGGCGAGAACGATTCCCTCATAGTTCAGATTCACCGCGCGGCATCCTTTCGCGACGTTGGAAACGCCTGCAGCCCCTTGCCCGCGTAATGGGAAAGGAAAATGAACAGCGCCATGATGGAGAAATAGCTGAACAGTACCGCGAGATCGCTCTGCGTTTCGTCGAAGAAGGCGAACTGGCTGCGCAGCGTCAGAAATCCCCACGCGTCCACGCGCCCGAAGGCGCGCGCCCCGCAGACGGCCAGCGCCGCCGCCGTGAGCCGAGACAGCCAGGCGGCCGCGCCGCGGTGCCCCTTGACCCCGAAGACGGCGCGCGTCATGCCCATGACCATGCTCCAGTGCAGGCCGATGTGGACGCTCATGAGCACCATGCCCCAGTAGGACGCGGCCAGATGCAGCGAGCGGGCGACGCCGACGCCGCGGGTGATGTCGAGAAAGGCGAAAACCGTGCCCGAAATCATCACGCCCGTCACCATGATCGTCACGGCGTCGAGCAGCACCAGCAAGATCACGAAGTTTTGCAGCACGCGCATCGATGTGGCGCGTCCGCTGAAAAAATGCGCGAACCAGTGCCGATTCAGGACCGCGTGAACGATGAAGAGCACGCCGACAAGGGTGCCGAGAATCTCGTGAGCGACGCCGCCGACGACTTGATAGGCCATCAGCGCGACCATCAGCGCCGTCATTGCGAAATCCACGGCGAGGCGCGTAAGCGCGTTGGCGTTCATGAAATTTTCTCCTCCTTATGGATCAGAAGACCTGCGGTCAAAGATTCTGCGCCGGCAGATCGTCGCGGTCGCGCGTGCGGTAATAGCGCAGCCGCGCAGAGGTCTGCTGGGCGATCTGCCCCGTCAGCGAACCGCAGACGATGCCGCTGACCAACAGAAACGGCAGGTAAGAGAGCAGCCCCGCGGTTTTCGTCACGGCAATAGCGGCCGCCAGCTGCCCGACGTTGTGCAGCGCCCCGCCGGCAGCGCTGCACAGCCACAGGCGGCGTTCCGGGATGACGCGTCGCAGCGGCAGCGTGCCGGCCAAACAGAGCAGCCCGCCCGACAGGCTGAAGATCAGCGCACCGGCGTTGCCGCTGAGCAGCGCGCCGAGCAGAATGCGGGCCAGCAGCACCAGCAGCGTTTCTTTGGCGGTGCAGTGGTAGAGCGCCCAGACGGTGACGACGTTGGCCAGCCCCAGTTTTGCTCCGGGCACGGGAATGGGCGCAGGCAGGGCCATTTCGGCCGCGAAGAGGATCAGCGACAGCGCCGTGAGCAGCGCCAGACGGGTGAAGTTTTTCGTGTTCATATTTCCCTCCTATTGCGACAGGCTGTCCAGGTCGCCCTCGCTGCGCGGCGCGTAGCGCACCGTCAGGCCGTGCGGCAGGCAGATCAGCGGCAGCGAGGCCGAGCGCAGCCAGCCCATTCTCACGCAGTCCTGCCCCGGACAGTTGGCGCTCAGGACTCTGACACGCCCCCGTTCGACGAGCAGGCGGTTGTAGCCGCCGCCGGGGGAGCGGATGTCGATGGTGCGCGAGCCCGTTTCGCGGCTCAGATCGAGACGGGCGATCACTCTGCTGCGCTGGACGATCTCGACGATCTGCCCGTGCGGCGCGAACCAGCGCCACAGGCACCAGCCGATCAAAAGCAGCAGGGCGGCGAGGACGAATTTTTTCATCGCCGTACTACCGTCACTTTCGCGCCGGCGTAAGCGGGGTCGGCTTCGAAGCGCGCGGCCAGGTCTTCGCTGATCCACAGTTCGCCGTTCTCGGTGAGCAGAACGAAGCCGGGGCTGCCGTGTTCCTTCCAGAACGCGGCGGTTTTTTCCGCACCCATGACGAAGAACGCCGTGGACATCGCGTCGCAGACTTTTCCTTCGGGGCCGACGGCCGTGGCGGAGATCACGCCGCTGCGCGCCGGAGCGCCTGTGCGTGGATCGAGGATGTGCCAGTAGATGCGGCCGTCGGGGCCGGTGAAGAAGCGTTCGTAGCCGCCTGAGGTGACGACGGCTTCCGCTTCAACGCGCAGCACGCCGATCAGACCGCCGTCGGGCGACTTGACGCCGATGCGCCATCTTTGGCCGTCGGGGCGGAGTCCCAGCGTCTGCACGTTGCCGCCCAAGTTGACCAGCGCCGATTCAACGCCCGCGGCGGCCATGGCGGCGAGCGCTTCGTCGCCGGCGAATCCTTTGCCGACGGCGCCGAGGTCGAGCATGCTGCCTTCGTCGAGGCGCAGCGTTCGTCCGAAGAGGCGGACGCGATCCGCGCCGGCGAGCTTGAGCAGTTCCGCCAATTCGGCGGCTTCGGGCACGCGGCGTTCTTCCGTCGTGAAGCCCCAGGCGCGCAGCGCGGGGTAGAGCGTGGGGTCGAACGCGCCGTCCGTCAGAGCGTTCACGCGCAGCGCGAAGGCCGTCAGCGCGGCTGTGTCTTCGCCGACTTCAACCGGCGCGCCGCCGGCGGCGTTGAGGCGGCCGACGTCGCTGCGCGGGTCGGTGACGGACAGCTCGCTTTCGATCTGCTTGATGCGCGAGCGGGCGCGGTCCAGCGCTTCTTCGGCGCGAGACCCGTACGCCGTCAGCGTGACCGGCGTGTCCATGGCGTAGAAGCTCACGCTGTGTTTTCGAGTCTTTGCGAATTGATTCCAGCCGTACCAGCCCCCCAGCGCCAGCAGGGCGACGGCCGCAAAACTGAGAACTTTTTTCATGACGTTTCCGCCTTTTTCCGCCAGTTCTCGCCCGTGAAAGGCCGGAACTGACGATTTTCTCCCGTGGATATGGTAGCACGCCGGCCGTTTCCCGAAAAGGGGCTTGCATTGCCCGAAACGGCGATTATAATAGAAGCATCTCAAAGCAGAGTAAAAACCGATGCGTCAAGTGCCGGCTGAACGGGGAGTTGACAGCCGGACGAAAAGCCTCCGGGCTTGCGGTGTCGGGTTTTGCATCCCGCTGCTGCATATCGGGCGAGTCCCGCCTCCTTATGTAGTAAGAGGAAATTACTGCGAAGGAGGCGTTTTTGTATGATGACATCAGGCAATCCGCGTTCGTTGGGCGCGGGCGAAAACCGTTGGCTCGGTTCGCTGCGCGAGTTCCGCTCCATCCGCGTGGTGGCGTTCTGCG
This window encodes:
- a CDS encoding NAD(P)-binding domain-containing protein, translated to MSVKLGYIGFGEAAYHMGKGLKSEGVGDIRAFDVALDMGGAYKDTVLKRCADAGVAVAASAAEVVKSCDIVVICVPARFTASTAEGLLPFAKEGQLFVDVTTALPHVKEKEAALFAEKKAQYVDSAMLGSLVVSAHKVPMLASGDGAERWKEAMTPYGMKIALVGAGSKAGEASRIKLVRSVFMKGLEALVVETFLFARKCGVEERIMDSVAGTMDKESFKDIARRMAGADLIHSERRSFEVGESMELMKEVGVEPLVAAGAKERLARSAALGMNTELSGVAPQTMEAIYSIWEKKSYK
- a CDS encoding DUF4491 family protein, producing the protein MNLNYEGIVLAAASLLIIAVYHPLVIKAEYWFGTRVWPLFAAAGLICLFVSACLRGVASPILAFLGATNLWSVVELQAQAKRVRKGWFPQNPRRKYE
- a CDS encoding DUF4405 domain-containing protein, coding for MNANALTRLAVDFAMTALMVALMAYQVVGGVAHEILGTLVGVLFIVHAVLNRHWFAHFFSGRATSMRVLQNFVILLVLLDAVTIMVTGVMISGTVFAFLDITRGVGVARSLHLAASYWGMVLMSVHIGLHWSMVMGMTRAVFGVKGHRGAAAWLSRLTAAALAVCGARAFGRVDAWGFLTLRSQFAFFDETQSDLAVLFSYFSIMALFIFLSHYAGKGLQAFPTSRKDAAR
- a CDS encoding Gx transporter family protein, with product MNTKNFTRLALLTALSLILFAAEMALPAPIPVPGAKLGLANVVTVWALYHCTAKETLLVLLARILLGALLSGNAGALIFSLSGGLLCLAGTLPLRRVIPERRLWLCSAAGGALHNVGQLAAAIAVTKTAGLLSYLPFLLVSGIVCGSLTGQIAQQTSARLRYYRTRDRDDLPAQNL
- a CDS encoding NusG domain II-containing protein, whose product is MKKFVLAALLLLIGWCLWRWFAPHGQIVEIVQRSRVIARLDLSRETGSRTIDIRSPGGGYNRLLVERGRVRVLSANCPGQDCVRMGWLRSASLPLICLPHGLTVRYAPRSEGDLDSLSQ
- a CDS encoding FAD:protein FMN transferase codes for the protein MKKVLSFAAVALLALGGWYGWNQFAKTRKHSVSFYAMDTPVTLTAYGSRAEEALDRARSRIKQIESELSVTDPRSDVGRLNAAGGAPVEVGEDTAALTAFALRVNALTDGAFDPTLYPALRAWGFTTEERRVPEAAELAELLKLAGADRVRLFGRTLRLDEGSMLDLGAVGKGFAGDEALAAMAAAGVESALVNLGGNVQTLGLRPDGQRWRIGVKSPDGGLIGVLRVEAEAVVTSGGYERFFTGPDGRIYWHILDPRTGAPARSGVISATAVGPEGKVCDAMSTAFFVMGAEKTAAFWKEHGSPGFVLLTENGELWISEDLAARFEADPAYAGAKVTVVRR